One region of Epilithonimonas zeae genomic DNA includes:
- a CDS encoding glutamate synthase subunit beta, whose translation MGKTDGFLLYDRELPKKFPVEERIRNYKEFYAPVAEGYLHKQSSRCMDCGIPFCQSGCPLGNMIPEFNEAVYKEQWEKAYQLLISTNNFPEFTGRICPAPCEGACVLGINSLPVAIEEVEKNIIEIAFENGFAKPIIPQTRTGKKVAVVGSGPAGLASAYQLNQMGHSVVVFERDPEIGGLLRFGIPDFKLDKKIIERRVEWMKQEGIEFRTNVNVGVNYSVEDLDRNFDAVVLALGSTVPRDLMIPNRDAKGVHFAMDFLSQSNKKVSGIQFSEKNIDAKGKKVVVIGGGDTGADCIGTCNRQGAEIIYQIYYKPIQPIERDETMPWPTMPMTLHVTSSHEEGCERKWSVNSKEFVKDENGNLTGLRLVEAEWTKDADGQWNLYTEKPNSEFVIDCDLAFIALGYTHVEHKGLVEDLDISLDPKGNLIGNDREFKTNKTKYFSCGDARKGQSLVVWAIAEGRKCANKVDEFLSIDK comes from the coding sequence ATGGGAAAAACAGATGGATTTTTATTGTACGACAGAGAGTTGCCGAAGAAATTCCCGGTAGAGGAAAGGATTCGTAATTATAAAGAATTTTATGCGCCGGTTGCTGAGGGTTATCTTCATAAACAATCTTCACGGTGTATGGATTGTGGTATTCCGTTTTGTCAAAGTGGCTGCCCGCTTGGGAATATGATTCCGGAATTTAATGAGGCAGTTTATAAAGAACAATGGGAAAAGGCTTACCAATTATTAATTTCTACCAACAATTTCCCTGAATTTACAGGACGGATTTGTCCGGCGCCGTGTGAAGGTGCTTGCGTTTTGGGAATCAACAGTCTTCCGGTTGCGATAGAAGAAGTGGAGAAGAATATTATCGAAATCGCTTTCGAAAACGGATTTGCAAAACCAATTATTCCTCAAACCCGAACTGGAAAAAAAGTTGCCGTTGTTGGTTCTGGGCCTGCTGGTTTAGCTTCGGCTTATCAATTAAATCAAATGGGACATTCGGTGGTGGTTTTTGAACGTGACCCAGAAATTGGTGGTCTGTTACGTTTCGGAATTCCGGATTTCAAATTAGATAAAAAAATTATCGAACGCCGTGTAGAATGGATGAAACAGGAAGGAATTGAATTCAGAACTAATGTCAATGTTGGAGTTAATTATTCTGTGGAAGATTTGGATAGGAATTTTGATGCGGTTGTTTTGGCTTTGGGAAGTACAGTTCCGCGAGATTTGATGATTCCGAATAGGGATGCGAAAGGTGTTCATTTTGCAATGGATTTTCTTTCTCAGAGTAATAAAAAAGTGAGTGGAATTCAGTTCAGTGAAAAAAATATTGATGCCAAAGGGAAAAAAGTGGTTGTAATTGGTGGAGGTGATACAGGTGCAGATTGCATAGGGACATGTAACCGACAAGGCGCGGAAATTATTTATCAAATCTATTACAAACCGATTCAGCCTATAGAACGTGACGAAACAATGCCTTGGCCAACAATGCCGATGACTTTGCACGTTACTTCTTCTCACGAGGAAGGCTGTGAAAGAAAATGGTCTGTCAATTCCAAAGAATTTGTAAAAGATGAAAACGGAAATCTTACTGGTCTTCGTCTTGTCGAAGCGGAATGGACAAAAGATGCCGATGGACAATGGAATCTTTATACAGAAAAACCGAATTCAGAATTTGTCATCGATTGTGATTTGGCGTTCATTGCATTAGGCTATACGCACGTGGAGCACAAGGGTTTGGTGGAAGATTTAGATATCAGTCTGGACCCGAAAGGAAATCTCATCGGAAATGATAGAGAATTCAAAACGAATAAAACTAAATATTTTTCCTGTGGTGATGCCAGAAAAGGACAGAGTCTTGTCGTTTGGGCTATTGCGGAAGGGCGGAAGTGTGCAAATAAAGTGGATGAATTTTTAAGTATAGATAAATAA
- the gltB gene encoding glutamate synthase large subunit: MKRAKKTSRKSIPKNQGLYLPETEFDSCGVGFVANIKGLKSFKIVSDAITMLENMEHRGATGYESNTGDGAGIQIQLPHELLFDEALKYGIDIAEPGQYGVGMLFFPQNNFIRQECKEIIEQSAEKLGLKILGYRPVPVSNIDLGDLAKSVEPVMEMLFVERPFDIETDKDFERKLFVFKNYISHQITSVTSNDPIGFYVASFSCKKLIYKGQLRSVQIRNYFKDLSDPRLRSAFGMVHSRFATNTNPTWSLAQPFRFLAHNGEINTIGGNLNWLKSSEKTFESSNFTAQEMDMILPITKPGQSDSSYLDNMVELLYHSGRSLPHTMMMLIPEAWDGHKQMEDYKKDFYEFHACMMEPWDGPASISFTDGEIIGATLDRNGLRPSRYCVTSDDRVIMASESGALPVDQQKVIKRGRLQPGKMFLVDMKKGEIISDEELKKEICTSQPYRDWLDKMKININELPSPKIRFNKLQSEDIFKYQKAFGYSREDLDVIIKEMAEQGKEPIGSMGFDAPLAVLSEKPQHLSSYFKQLFAQVTNPPIDPIREKLVMSLTTILGGSGNLLEEDKNFAHSIKLDDPILNNEQLEKLRSVDTGKFQSKTIYTYFKTDEKEGTLRKAIDRICRYAIDAVDDGFEVIVLSDRSLDSGHAAIPSLLACSAVHHHLIRKGVRRKIGIVMEVGDVWEVHHFAALLGFGATAINPYLALASIREMFHKNEFGNEIELDKLKNNYRKAVGDGLLKIFSKMGISTLQSYHGAQIFEIIGLNKAVVNTCFTGAISRIDGIGFDEIAKEALTKHFNAFVRKLPQQILEPGGVYQWKPDNEYHQFNPQSVHLLQQATWNDRYDIFKKYSRTVNQLSEKASLLRGLMDFKNDRQSIPIDEVEPIENILKRFATGAMSFGSISYEAHSTLAIAMNRIGAKSNTGEGGEDEKRYVLDENRNNLRSAIKQVASGRFGVTARYLAEAEELQIKMAQGAKPGEGGQLPGFKVDKWIGKTRHSTPGVGLISPPPHHDIYSIEDLAQLIFDLKNANRHARISVKLVSKAGVGTIASGVAKAKADHILISGYDGGTGASPLSSTRHTGLPWELGLAETQQTLIKNKLRHRVTLQVDGQVKTGRDIVIATLLGAEEWGISTSALIVEGCILMRKCHLNTCPVGIATQNEELRKKFKGKPEHLVSYFTFLAMEVREIMASLGFKTINEMVGQSQCLTTKKDVSFWKHKHIDLSPIFFKSETDLPIIKIEEQDHGLSDSLSWKMLEASQNAINENLSVEAGFNIKNTDRTTGTILSHEVTKKYGSDGMIDNSLKFNFKGTAGQSFGAFCNKGITMILEGDANDYFGKGLSGANLVVFPGKESTIKAHQNSIIGNVALYGATSGKIFVCGMAGERFAVRNSGATAVVEGVGDHGCEYMTGGTVLILGGVGRNFGAGMSGGIAYVWDLERSLETNFNPDMADLEEITEKDKSIIKDLINEHLEMTKSELASYLLSDFENNLKHIIKVYPRDYKIAMENKINELK, encoded by the coding sequence ATGAAAAGAGCAAAGAAAACTTCCCGAAAATCCATTCCCAAAAATCAAGGACTTTATTTACCAGAAACAGAATTCGATTCCTGCGGTGTTGGTTTTGTGGCTAATATAAAAGGACTCAAAAGTTTCAAAATTGTCAGCGATGCAATTACGATGCTCGAAAATATGGAACATCGTGGTGCTACAGGTTACGAAAGTAATACAGGTGATGGCGCGGGAATTCAAATCCAACTACCACACGAATTACTTTTTGATGAAGCTTTAAAATACGGAATTGATATTGCTGAGCCTGGGCAATATGGTGTTGGGATGCTTTTCTTTCCTCAGAATAATTTCATCAGGCAAGAATGTAAAGAGATTATTGAGCAATCGGCGGAAAAGTTAGGACTCAAAATTTTGGGTTATCGTCCTGTTCCTGTTAGCAATATAGATTTAGGAGATTTGGCAAAAAGCGTAGAACCTGTGATGGAAATGCTTTTTGTAGAGCGCCCTTTTGATATAGAAACTGATAAAGATTTTGAGAGAAAATTGTTCGTTTTCAAAAATTATATTTCACATCAGATTACGAGCGTAACAAGCAATGACCCAATTGGTTTTTACGTCGCTTCTTTTTCCTGTAAAAAGCTGATTTACAAAGGTCAGTTGCGTTCGGTTCAGATTCGTAACTATTTCAAGGATTTGTCAGACCCGAGATTGCGTTCGGCTTTCGGAATGGTGCATTCACGTTTTGCAACCAATACAAATCCGACGTGGAGTTTGGCGCAACCGTTTCGTTTTTTGGCTCACAATGGCGAAATCAATACGATTGGAGGGAATCTGAATTGGTTGAAATCTTCAGAAAAAACATTCGAAAGTTCCAATTTTACTGCTCAGGAAATGGATATGATTTTGCCAATCACAAAACCAGGACAATCCGATTCTTCCTACCTTGATAATATGGTAGAATTGCTTTATCATTCGGGTCGTTCGCTTCCGCATACAATGATGATGCTGATTCCCGAGGCTTGGGATGGTCACAAGCAAATGGAAGATTACAAGAAGGATTTTTATGAATTTCACGCTTGTATGATGGAACCTTGGGATGGTCCTGCTTCTATTTCTTTTACAGATGGCGAAATTATCGGCGCAACTTTGGATAGAAACGGACTTCGACCTTCACGATATTGTGTTACTTCCGATGACCGCGTTATTATGGCTTCGGAGTCGGGCGCTTTGCCGGTAGATCAGCAAAAAGTCATAAAAAGAGGTCGTCTTCAACCAGGAAAAATGTTCTTGGTTGATATGAAAAAAGGCGAAATCATTAGCGATGAGGAACTTAAAAAAGAGATTTGTACTTCTCAACCGTATAGAGATTGGTTGGATAAAATGAAGATTAATATCAACGAATTGCCAAGTCCAAAAATTCGTTTTAACAAATTACAATCCGAAGATATTTTCAAATATCAAAAAGCATTTGGATATTCAAGAGAGGATTTGGATGTCATTATCAAAGAAATGGCGGAGCAGGGAAAAGAACCAATTGGTTCTATGGGTTTTGATGCGCCTTTGGCTGTTCTGAGTGAAAAACCGCAACATCTCAGTTCTTATTTCAAACAATTATTTGCTCAGGTTACTAATCCGCCCATTGACCCGATTCGTGAAAAGTTGGTGATGTCTTTGACTACAATTCTTGGTGGAAGTGGTAATCTTTTGGAAGAAGATAAAAACTTCGCCCATTCTATAAAATTAGATGACCCGATTCTGAATAATGAACAATTGGAAAAGTTGCGAAGTGTAGATACGGGGAAATTTCAATCGAAAACCATTTATACTTATTTTAAGACGGATGAGAAAGAAGGAACTTTGAGAAAGGCAATTGATAGGATTTGTCGTTATGCGATAGATGCTGTTGATGACGGGTTTGAGGTTATTGTGCTTTCCGACCGTTCTTTGGATTCGGGTCACGCGGCGATTCCGTCTCTTTTGGCATGTTCTGCGGTTCATCATCATTTGATAAGAAAGGGGGTTCGTCGGAAAATTGGAATTGTGATGGAGGTTGGCGATGTGTGGGAAGTTCATCATTTTGCGGCTTTGCTAGGTTTTGGAGCTACAGCAATCAATCCTTATTTGGCTTTGGCGAGCATCCGCGAAATGTTCCATAAAAATGAATTCGGAAACGAAATAGAATTAGATAAATTAAAAAATAATTATAGAAAAGCGGTCGGAGATGGACTTCTGAAGATATTTTCAAAGATGGGAATTTCTACATTACAGTCTTATCATGGCGCACAGATTTTTGAGATTATTGGTCTTAATAAAGCTGTTGTTAATACATGTTTTACGGGAGCGATTTCAAGAATCGATGGAATTGGGTTTGATGAAATCGCAAAAGAAGCTTTGACAAAACATTTCAATGCGTTTGTTCGGAAATTACCTCAGCAAATCTTGGAGCCAGGGGGTGTTTATCAATGGAAACCAGATAACGAATATCATCAGTTCAATCCGCAATCTGTCCATCTTTTGCAACAGGCAACTTGGAATGATCGTTATGATATATTCAAGAAATATTCAAGAACGGTCAATCAACTTTCAGAGAAAGCTTCACTTCTGCGAGGTCTGATGGATTTTAAAAATGACAGACAATCGATTCCTATTGATGAAGTTGAGCCTATAGAAAATATTCTGAAACGTTTTGCAACGGGTGCAATGTCTTTTGGTTCGATTTCTTACGAAGCGCATTCTACATTGGCGATTGCTATGAATCGAATTGGTGCAAAAAGCAATACAGGTGAAGGTGGCGAAGATGAGAAACGTTATGTTTTGGATGAAAATCGAAATAATCTACGTTCAGCAATCAAGCAAGTAGCGTCAGGTAGATTTGGTGTTACAGCGAGATATCTGGCGGAAGCAGAAGAACTTCAAATTAAAATGGCGCAAGGTGCAAAACCTGGCGAAGGTGGGCAATTGCCAGGTTTTAAAGTGGATAAATGGATTGGGAAAACCCGACATTCTACACCGGGTGTTGGTTTGATTTCGCCACCACCGCATCACGATATTTACTCCATAGAAGATTTAGCGCAATTGATTTTCGATTTGAAAAATGCGAATAGACACGCTAGGATTTCCGTTAAATTAGTTTCAAAAGCGGGCGTCGGAACGATTGCTTCCGGTGTTGCAAAAGCAAAAGCTGACCATATTCTGATTTCTGGTTACGATGGCGGAACTGGAGCTTCGCCATTAAGTTCTACAAGACATACAGGTTTGCCTTGGGAATTGGGATTGGCGGAAACGCAGCAAACATTAATCAAAAATAAACTGCGTCATCGTGTGACTTTGCAGGTTGACGGTCAGGTGAAGACAGGTCGTGATATTGTTATTGCAACTTTACTTGGCGCGGAAGAATGGGGGATTTCAACTTCTGCTTTGATTGTGGAAGGTTGTATTTTGATGCGAAAATGCCATCTCAATACTTGCCCGGTTGGTATTGCTACTCAAAATGAAGAATTGAGGAAAAAATTCAAAGGAAAACCTGAGCATTTGGTAAGTTATTTCACTTTTTTGGCAATGGAAGTTAGGGAAATTATGGCGAGTTTAGGCTTTAAAACAATTAATGAAATGGTTGGGCAGTCTCAATGTTTGACGACAAAAAAAGATGTATCATTTTGGAAACATAAACATATCGATTTGAGTCCGATTTTCTTTAAGTCCGAAACTGATTTGCCAATTATTAAAATTGAAGAACAAGACCATGGGCTTTCAGATTCTTTGTCTTGGAAAATGCTGGAAGCTTCGCAAAATGCTATTAATGAAAATCTATCGGTTGAAGCTGGATTTAACATCAAAAATACCGATCGAACTACCGGGACTATTCTCTCTCACGAAGTCACCAAAAAATATGGTTCAGACGGAATGATTGATAATTCTTTGAAATTCAATTTTAAAGGAACTGCTGGGCAAAGTTTCGGCGCGTTTTGTAATAAAGGAATTACGATGATTCTGGAAGGCGATGCTAATGATTATTTTGGTAAAGGTCTTTCTGGAGCTAACTTAGTGGTTTTTCCGGGTAAAGAATCGACCATTAAAGCGCATCAGAACAGCATCATCGGAAATGTGGCTTTGTATGGTGCGACTTCTGGGAAGATTTTTGTGTGCGGAATGGCGGGGGAGCGTTTTGCGGTTCGTAATTCTGGTGCAACGGCGGTTGTAGAAGGTGTTGGTGATCATGGTTGCGAGTATATGACAGGAGGAACAGTTTTGATTCTTGGCGGAGTCGGAAGAAACTTTGGAGCGGGAATGAGTGGCGGAATCGCTTACGTTTGGGATTTGGAAAGGTCTTTAGAAACAAATTTTAATCCTGATATGGCGGACCTAGAGGAAATTACAGAAAAAGATAAATCAATCATCAAAGATTTGATTAATGAACATTTGGAAATGACGAAGAGCGAATTAGCGTCTTATCTTCTAAGTGACTTTGAAAATAATTTGAAACATATCATCAAAGTTTATCCAAGAGATTACAAAATAGCGATGGAAAATAAAATAAATGAGTTGAAGTAA
- the lysS gene encoding lysine--tRNA ligase, protein MSLSEQEIIRREKLQKLTDLGIDAFPAAEYKITDSTKSIKQDFEEGKKVVIAGRLMSRRIQGKASFAELQDSEGRIQVYFNRDEICTGEDKTLYNEVYKHLLDIGDIIGIEGELFKTQVGEMTVMVKNFTLLTKSLRPLPLPKVDAEGNVFDGFTDAELRYRQRYADLVVNPHVKEIFVKRTKLFNAMRTFFNDAGYFEVETPILQSIPGGAAARPFITHHNALDIPLYLRIANELYLKRLIVGGFDGVYEFSKNFRNEGMDRTHNPEFTAMEIYVAYKDYNWMMDFTEKLLEFCATSVNGSSESTFGEHKISWKAPYPRVSMTEAILKYTGFNITGKSEQELFDFAKSIGIEVDETMGKGKLIDEIFGEKCEGNFIQPTFITDYPVEMSPLTKKHRSQEGLTERFELMVCGKEIANAYSELNDPIDQRQRFEHQLLLSEKGDDEAGQFIDEDFLRALEYGMPPTSGLGIGMDRLIMFLTNNPSIQEVLFFPQMRPEKKAPAVELGEDEKVILEILNSQEDALELNEVKIRSQLSGKKWDKASKTLTKNNLVKVEKIDDILLMKLV, encoded by the coding sequence ATGTCATTATCAGAACAGGAAATTATCCGTCGCGAAAAACTACAGAAATTGACCGATTTGGGAATCGATGCATTCCCGGCCGCTGAATACAAAATCACTGATTCCACAAAATCTATAAAACAGGATTTCGAAGAAGGGAAAAAGGTGGTGATTGCCGGACGTTTGATGTCCAGAAGAATCCAGGGGAAGGCAAGTTTTGCAGAATTGCAGGATTCCGAAGGAAGGATTCAGGTTTATTTTAACCGTGATGAGATTTGTACTGGTGAAGACAAAACTTTATATAATGAGGTTTACAAGCATCTTTTAGATATCGGTGACATCATCGGAATTGAAGGTGAATTGTTCAAAACTCAGGTTGGAGAGATGACGGTAATGGTGAAGAATTTCACATTGTTGACCAAATCTCTTCGTCCGCTTCCGCTTCCAAAAGTAGATGCTGAAGGAAACGTTTTTGATGGTTTTACAGATGCGGAATTGCGTTATAGACAGCGTTATGCGGATTTGGTTGTAAATCCTCACGTGAAGGAAATCTTCGTTAAAAGAACAAAATTGTTCAATGCAATGAGGACGTTCTTTAATGATGCTGGATATTTTGAAGTTGAAACGCCAATCTTGCAATCCATTCCTGGTGGAGCGGCTGCGAGACCATTTATTACCCATCACAATGCTTTGGATATTCCTTTATATCTTAGAATTGCCAACGAATTATATCTGAAAAGATTGATTGTTGGTGGATTCGACGGCGTTTATGAATTCTCAAAAAACTTCAGAAATGAAGGAATGGACAGAACGCACAATCCCGAATTCACGGCAATGGAAATCTATGTAGCTTACAAAGATTACAACTGGATGATGGATTTTACGGAAAAATTGCTGGAATTCTGTGCAACTTCAGTGAATGGCTCTTCGGAATCAACTTTCGGAGAACATAAAATCAGCTGGAAAGCACCTTATCCAAGAGTATCTATGACAGAAGCGATTCTGAAATACACAGGTTTCAACATCACTGGAAAATCTGAGCAGGAATTATTCGATTTTGCAAAATCTATAGGAATCGAAGTGGATGAAACGATGGGTAAAGGGAAATTGATTGATGAGATTTTTGGAGAAAAATGCGAAGGAAACTTTATTCAGCCGACTTTCATCACAGATTATCCTGTGGAGATGTCACCTTTGACCAAAAAACACAGAAGCCAGGAAGGTTTGACAGAGCGTTTCGAATTAATGGTTTGCGGAAAAGAAATTGCGAATGCTTATTCGGAGTTAAATGACCCGATTGACCAGAGGCAGCGTTTTGAGCATCAATTATTATTGTCAGAAAAAGGGGATGATGAAGCAGGCCAATTTATTGACGAAGACTTCCTTAGAGCTTTAGAATACGGAATGCCGCCAACGTCTGGTCTTGGAATCGGGATGGACCGTTTGATTATGTTCTTAACGAATAATCCGAGCATCCAGGAGGTTCTATTCTTCCCGCAAATGAGACCTGAGAAAAAAGCACCAGCTGTTGAATTAGGTGAAGATGAAAAAGTAATCCTTGAAATTCTTAATTCTCAGGAAGATGCATTGGAATTGAATGAAGTAAAAATCCGCTCCCAACTTTCTGGTAAAAAATGGGACAAAGCATCTAAAACTTTAACTAAAAATAATTTGGTGAAAGTTGAGAAAATTGATGATATTTTGTTGATGAAGTTGGTTTAA
- the rlmF gene encoding 23S rRNA (adenine(1618)-N(6))-methyltransferase RlmF, with protein sequence MNEKSSLHPRNLHRNSYDFEELISVVPELKHYVFKNDYDTSTINFSIPKAVRLLNKALLLKYYQVKEWDIPEGNLCPPIPGRADYVHYLADLLAEENGEIPTGSLVKGLDIGTGANLVYPLIANSSYGWEMIGTDINQDSLENAQKILESNTDLKENIKLKLQPETDLIFKNILLPEDRFTFSMCNPPFHDSEESALQGNRRKNNNLRKSNNQKTNLNFSGQQSELWCEGGEMAFIKKMINESVEFSSNVLWFTSLVSKKDNLHQLTTLLKNLNVPEFKIIDMAQGQKISRILAWTLIPKERRKDWF encoded by the coding sequence ATGAACGAAAAATCCAGCTTACACCCAAGAAATCTTCATCGTAACTCTTATGATTTTGAAGAATTAATTTCTGTTGTTCCAGAGTTGAAGCATTACGTTTTTAAAAATGATTACGACACATCCACGATTAATTTCAGCATTCCGAAAGCGGTTAGGTTGCTTAATAAAGCTTTGCTTCTGAAATATTATCAAGTCAAAGAATGGGATATTCCGGAAGGTAATCTTTGTCCACCGATTCCTGGTCGTGCAGATTACGTCCATTATTTAGCGGATTTGTTAGCGGAAGAAAATGGCGAAATTCCAACTGGAAGTTTGGTCAAAGGTCTGGATATCGGAACGGGAGCCAATCTCGTTTATCCGCTGATTGCCAACAGTTCTTACGGTTGGGAAATGATTGGAACTGATATTAATCAAGATTCTCTCGAAAATGCTCAAAAGATTTTAGAAAGCAATACGGATTTAAAAGAAAATATAAAACTGAAACTTCAACCTGAAACTGATTTGATTTTTAAAAATATTTTATTACCCGAAGATAGATTCACTTTCTCGATGTGCAATCCGCCGTTCCACGATTCCGAAGAATCTGCATTACAAGGGAATAGACGAAAAAATAATAATCTCAGAAAATCGAATAACCAAAAGACAAACCTCAATTTCAGCGGGCAACAATCCGAATTGTGGTGCGAAGGTGGCGAAATGGCTTTCATCAAAAAAATGATTAATGAAAGTGTAGAATTTTCCTCAAACGTTCTTTGGTTCACAAGTTTGGTTTCCAAAAAGGATAATCTGCATCAGTTGACTACACTTCTTAAAAATCTCAACGTACCCGAATTCAAAATTATTGATATGGCGCAAGGTCAGAAAATCAGCAGAATTTTGGCTTGGACACTTATTCCCAAAGAGAGGAGGAAAGATTGGTTTTAA